The Kineococcus radiotolerans SRS30216 = ATCC BAA-149 genomic interval TGGCGACGTGGGCGATGTCGCCCTTGCCGTCGACGTCGCGGGCCATCGAGAGGAGCTGGTCGCTCACGGCGTCGACCGCCGCGTCGATGCCGCGCTTGAGCCCGGAGGGGGCCGCGCCGGCCGCCACGTTGCGCAGGCCCTCGTGGACCAGGGCCTGGGCCAGGACGGTCGCGGTGGTGGTGCCGTCACCGGCGACGTCGTTGGTCTTGGTGGCGACCTCCTTGGCGAGCTGGGCGCCGAGGTTCTCGTACGGGTCGTCGAGCTCGACCTCGCGGGCGATGGTCACGCCGTCGTTGGTGATCGTCGGCGCACCCCACTTCTTGTCGATCACGACGTTGCGGCCCTTGGGCCCCAGGGTGACCTTGACGGCGTTGGCGAGCGCGTCGACGCCACGCTCCAGCGCCTTGCGGGCGGTGTCGTCGAACAGCAGCTGCTTGGCCATGTGTGCGGACCTTTCCGTTCAGTGGCGAGCTTCGGGGCGAGAACAGGAGACGCCCCGGGCACCCGGAGTGCGGGCGCCCGGGGCGTCAGGACCTGAGGTCGCTTACTTGGCGACCTTGGCGAGCACGTCGCGCGCCGAGAGGATCAGCAGCTCGTCGCCGCCGTACTTGACCTCGGTGCCGCCGTACTTGGAGTAGATGACCTTGTCGCCGACGGCGACGTCGACCGGCACGCGGTTGCCGTTGTCGTCCACGCGGCCCGGGCCCACGGCCAGGACTTCGCCCTCCTGGGGCTTCTCCTTGGCGGTGTCCGGGATGACGAGACCGGAAGCCGTCGTCTGCTCCGCGTCGAGCGGCTTGACGACGATGCGGTCCTCGAGCGGAGTGATGGAGACCGACACTGGTGCGGCCCTCCCCTTCTGCTTCAGCGAACTGGCACGGACGGTCGGTCAGGGAGCGGACGACCGTCGTCGCGGGTGCCGGGCGGCCGCTGCCCCGGTTGGCACTCCCCAGGGGGGAGTGCCACCGACGCTGCGCGGAACGCTAGCACTCAGGCCGGGCGAGTGCCAGATCCGGTGCCCCTCCTGGCAGAGTCGGGCGGGTGAACAGCGCCACGACCCCGACCATGACCCCGGACGACGTCGACGCCCTGACCTCCCCCGCGGGGCGCGCGCTGCTCGCCGAGCTCGCCGGCACCG includes:
- the groES gene encoding co-chaperone GroES; translation: MSVSITPLEDRIVVKPLDAEQTTASGLVIPDTAKEKPQEGEVLAVGPGRVDDNGNRVPVDVAVGDKVIYSKYGGTEVKYGGDELLILSARDVLAKVAK